The following are encoded in a window of Staphylospora marina genomic DNA:
- a CDS encoding YheC/YheD family protein yields the protein MGQARVQIQILPDHVFPEGTQLIMSRSLASILNIRSNPFLITFGAASSVARIAASRSGGNLIRVSSTLAAKLNMHSVPKIHARFDPRTFRLRIGPLLGILINPQPDATEELPFGAMTKFMEECIFAGHGAGLQVFVFSPDSLDLERKSVQGWIRNKDRWISVRLPLPDVVYNRLTSRKVEQQESVQTMLSRMKRIYHIPVFNEQFLNKIEVYDILVKDEQIRRMLPETCRFHPKSVKEMLLRHPILYLKPNNGSLGSGICRVSRGSGKWICQSASQSGIITRETKTLTEMVHILRRRVGKQDYLLQQGLQLAKYDNRQVDFRVLVQKDGKGEWKITSAVARIANDSDIVSNLARGATIRKASEVLPLLGAARKPALNEIRRIAVDIATTFERIAGGHYAELGIDLAVDIHGNVWLIEINSKPSKTDDTVLNPSLSTRPSVRRLLEYVLFLCGMVTRNHSPPRSPKRPTKAQRRRPT from the coding sequence ATGGGGCAAGCGAGAGTTCAGATCCAAATCCTGCCTGACCATGTCTTCCCGGAAGGTACCCAGCTGATCATGAGCCGGTCCTTGGCAAGCATTCTCAATATCCGCTCCAACCCCTTCCTGATCACGTTCGGAGCGGCTTCCTCCGTTGCCAGGATCGCCGCATCCCGATCGGGCGGCAATCTGATCCGCGTGAGTTCGACGCTGGCCGCGAAGCTGAACATGCATTCCGTTCCGAAGATCCATGCCCGCTTTGATCCCCGGACGTTCCGCTTGCGAATCGGTCCTTTGCTGGGCATCCTCATCAATCCCCAGCCGGATGCCACCGAGGAGCTCCCGTTCGGCGCCATGACCAAATTCATGGAGGAATGCATCTTCGCGGGACATGGTGCAGGTTTGCAGGTCTTTGTGTTCTCTCCGGACAGCCTCGATCTCGAACGGAAATCGGTGCAAGGTTGGATCCGGAACAAGGATCGGTGGATCTCCGTCCGATTGCCGCTCCCCGACGTCGTTTACAACCGTCTCACCTCCCGGAAAGTGGAGCAGCAGGAGTCCGTGCAAACCATGCTCAGCCGAATGAAAAGGATTTATCACATCCCCGTTTTCAATGAACAATTCCTCAACAAAATCGAAGTGTACGACATTCTCGTCAAGGATGAGCAGATTCGGCGGATGCTCCCGGAGACCTGCCGGTTTCACCCGAAATCCGTCAAAGAAATGCTCCTCAGACACCCGATTTTGTACCTGAAACCGAACAACGGTTCTCTCGGCAGCGGAATCTGCCGGGTCAGCCGAGGATCCGGCAAGTGGATCTGCCAATCGGCTTCGCAAAGCGGAATCATCACTCGGGAAACAAAAACGCTCACGGAGATGGTCCACATTCTCCGGCGGCGGGTGGGGAAACAGGATTATCTCCTTCAGCAAGGACTCCAACTGGCCAAATACGACAATCGGCAAGTGGATTTCCGCGTCCTGGTGCAAAAGGACGGCAAGGGAGAATGGAAGATCACGTCCGCCGTCGCCCGGATTGCCAATGACAGCGACATCGTGTCCAATCTGGCAAGGGGAGCCACCATTCGCAAAGCCTCCGAAGTCCTGCCGCTGTTGGGAGCGGCCCGCAAACCTGCGCTGAACGAAATCAGACGGATCGCCGTCGACATCGCCACCACCTTCGAGCGAATCGCCGGCGGCCATTACGCGGAACTCGGCATCGACCTCGCCGTGGACATTCACGGAAACGTCTGGTTGATCGAGATCAACTCCAAACCCTCCAAAACCGATGACACGGTCCTGAATCCGTCGCTCTCCACCCGCCCGTCCGTCCGGAGGTTGCTGGAATACGTTCTTTTTCTTTGCGGAATGGTGACGCGAAATCATTCCCCTCCCCGGTCTCCGAAACGACCGACGAAAGCGCAAAGGAGGAGACCGACATGA
- a CDS encoding SpoVR family protein, producing MNADERKELERAIHEITEIAKGFGLDFFEMRYEICPADIIYTFGAYGMPTRFSHWSFGKAFHKMKLQYDLNLSKIYELVINSDPCYAFLLKGNSLTQNKLIVAHVLAHSDFFKNNVRFSNTPRDMVETMAASAERIRGYELKYGKETVETFLDHVLAIQEHVNPSLIDAVNRQRRIKDRKPAGKPVKTSPYDDLWKLDGERSAPPAPRPVKRRFPETPEKDLLLFIMENSRVLEEWQQDIITIVRNEMLYFWPQLETKIMNEGWASYWHIRIMRELDLNEAETIEYARLNASVLQPSSTSINPYYLGLKIFEDIERRYDHPTEQEQKELGRKPGQGRKKIFEVRELESDISFLRNYLTKELVEDLDLYVFQKKGNEWTITDKDWTVVRDQLVAGRINGGHPVILVQDGDYLQNGELYLIHRYEGIELDIKYLEKTLPHVYALWGRSVHLETVIEDRPVVFCYNGTKCTRRFV from the coding sequence ATGAATGCGGATGAACGGAAGGAGCTCGAACGGGCGATCCATGAAATCACGGAGATCGCCAAAGGATTCGGACTCGATTTTTTCGAGATGCGATATGAAATTTGTCCGGCGGATATCATATACACGTTCGGTGCGTACGGAATGCCCACGCGTTTTTCTCACTGGAGCTTCGGCAAGGCATTTCACAAAATGAAGCTTCAGTATGATCTCAACCTGAGCAAGATTTACGAGCTGGTGATCAATTCGGATCCGTGTTACGCCTTTTTGCTGAAAGGGAACAGCCTCACGCAAAACAAACTGATCGTGGCCCACGTGTTGGCGCACTCCGATTTTTTCAAGAACAACGTCCGATTCTCCAACACGCCCCGAGACATGGTGGAAACCATGGCGGCGAGCGCGGAAAGGATCCGTGGATACGAGCTCAAGTACGGCAAGGAGACCGTGGAAACCTTTCTGGATCATGTCCTGGCCATTCAGGAACACGTGAACCCCAGCCTGATCGACGCCGTCAACAGGCAGCGAAGAATCAAAGACCGGAAGCCTGCCGGGAAACCGGTGAAAACCTCTCCGTACGATGATCTGTGGAAACTGGATGGGGAAAGGTCGGCACCGCCCGCGCCTCGTCCCGTCAAGCGCCGGTTTCCCGAAACCCCCGAAAAAGATTTGCTTTTGTTCATCATGGAAAACAGCCGCGTTCTGGAAGAGTGGCAGCAAGACATCATCACCATCGTACGCAACGAGATGTTGTACTTCTGGCCGCAACTCGAAACAAAGATCATGAATGAAGGATGGGCCAGCTATTGGCACATCAGGATCATGCGCGAGCTGGACTTGAACGAAGCGGAGACGATCGAGTACGCCAGGTTGAACGCGTCGGTGCTTCAACCGTCATCCACATCGATCAACCCGTATTATCTGGGTTTGAAGATTTTTGAGGATATTGAACGACGCTATGATCATCCGACGGAACAGGAGCAGAAAGAATTGGGGAGGAAGCCGGGGCAGGGGCGGAAAAAGATTTTTGAGGTTCGCGAGCTGGAATCGGACATTTCATTCCTCAGGAATTATCTGACCAAGGAACTGGTCGAGGACCTGGATCTCTACGTGTTCCAGAAAAAAGGCAACGAATGGACGATCACGGACAAAGACTGGACCGTTGTCCGGGATCAGCTGGTGGCCGGCCGGATCAACGGCGGACACCCGGTGATTCTCGTGCAGGACGGGGATTACCTGCAAAACGGGGAATTGTACCTCATTCACCGTTATGAGGGGATCGAGCTGGACATCAAATACTTGGAGAAGACGCTTCCGCACGTATACGCGCTGTGGGGAAGGTCGGTTCACCTGGAAACCGTGATCGAGGATCGTCCGGTCGTTTTCTGCTACAACGGGACGAAATGCACGCGGCGGTTTGTCTGA
- a CDS encoding YheC/YheD family protein — protein sequence MRRTGIETLGIMISEELKGKHSPFTEAPYFMQLSEEGRRLGIRVIVFDPKFIDWKSRTVPGWSVLPDRRWIRGTEPLPKLVYDRIYYLDSAHYLRYKPFVQKVADDPGIRLLGRALGGKMQTHEILSTHPEIKPFLPPTARYQTPKDVLERLDKFGSVLIKPNGGSHGRGVVAINRTGDKWWVRGRSKANHSFETWFFRLDDFLRWIRDFIGNTRYVIQPFLDLTTADGRPFDVRILVQKNEQFAWETTGMAVRIGNPRTITSNLHGGGQAVKFEEFLAGNYDESLANTIRKNIRFLSRTVPSHIEKNHGPLLELGLDVGIDKKGNVWILEVNSKPGRTVFIRTGELDIRKRAVRLPILYAGALLASSGGSL from the coding sequence ATGAGGCGCACAGGGATCGAGACCCTGGGAATCATGATCAGCGAGGAATTGAAGGGAAAACATTCACCATTCACCGAAGCCCCGTACTTCATGCAACTCTCCGAAGAGGGCCGGAGGCTGGGCATTCGCGTCATCGTGTTCGATCCGAAATTCATCGACTGGAAAAGCCGAACCGTTCCCGGCTGGAGCGTCCTGCCGGACCGGAGATGGATTCGGGGAACCGAACCGCTCCCCAAGCTGGTGTATGACCGGATCTATTATCTGGATTCCGCTCATTATCTCAGGTACAAACCGTTTGTGCAGAAAGTGGCGGATGATCCGGGCATCCGTTTGCTCGGCAGGGCGCTCGGCGGCAAGATGCAAACACATGAAATTCTGTCAACCCATCCCGAAATCAAGCCCTTTCTTCCGCCAACCGCCCGGTACCAGACCCCCAAAGACGTTTTGGAACGGTTGGACAAATTCGGAAGCGTCTTGATCAAGCCCAACGGAGGAAGTCACGGACGCGGCGTGGTGGCCATCAACCGAACGGGCGACAAGTGGTGGGTCCGGGGAAGATCAAAAGCCAATCACTCATTTGAAACGTGGTTTTTCAGATTGGACGATTTCCTGCGATGGATCCGGGATTTCATCGGCAACACCCGATATGTGATTCAACCTTTTCTCGATCTGACCACGGCGGACGGCAGACCGTTCGACGTTCGAATCCTCGTTCAGAAGAACGAGCAATTTGCATGGGAGACCACGGGCATGGCCGTCCGGATCGGAAATCCCCGGACCATCACCTCCAATCTCCACGGCGGCGGTCAGGCCGTCAAATTTGAAGAGTTTCTGGCCGGGAACTATGACGAATCTCTTGCAAACACCATCCGGAAAAACATCCGGTTTCTCAGCCGGACCGTCCCTTCACACATCGAGAAAAACCACGGCCCGCTTCTCGAACTGGGCCTTGACGTGGGCATCGACAAGAAAGGGAACGTCTGGATCCTGGAGGTCAATTCCAAACCGGGCCGGACGGTTTTTATTCGCACCGGTGAACTGGACATCCGGAAAAGGGCGGTAAGGCTCCCCATTCTTTATGCCGGTGCCTTACTCGCATCGTCAGGAGGATCCCTATGA
- a CDS encoding WIAG-tail domain, producing the protein MRNKKPQPPKRKPRSRPFNDEVYLNELIRQDLEQSERSRDISLHPPSPLTPEVQPSEDRPVEKPAEPPRKKVEERKKRIYTDDLTDLSVTTEKIADQAVDGAKIKTGTIRTHHIEPASITEILLAPESVTPPKIAPKSIKEHHLDDDAISGEKIRRETIEGRHFRDNGIPGSKLVDHSIEGTKLKERSILGHHLGLGQIQAEHLADQVISGQKLKSATIQTHHLVNDAVNTSKLADDAVSETKIQQHAVTHDKLADEAVTADKIAPGAIKTHHLGELSISSQHLGKGSITRDNLAERSIGPEHLDHEAVHSRHLAPGAVREGHLADQCVSHRHLMPDSIRPDMIQERSIHSKHLTSRIILEEHLTENLVGGEHIRPGAISEQHIANHSITGSKLLDHSITTSKISPESISTDKIIDYAITSAKLGECSVTSSKIEPGSIQTNHLGDRIIAGKHIGYEQVEAQHLRNGAVTGDKLASESVSGRHIQRECIEKRHISEQAISTHHLVDQSVTAEKLAAESVHAEHLSTGSVRSVHLAEGSVKGSHIRSGEIGEHHLQNGAVTRDKIEPDAIESRHIGEQAVLATHIAPGQISGVHLEDGIIRDFHLTDECVTTEKLAPESVRSLHLSADCIHTDHLADEAVTGSKIRENEIAGHHLQNGAVTGDKIEPGTIESRHIGDRVVLSPHIAPGQIGGVHLQDGVIREFHLTDGCVTAEKLAPESVRTEHLAETSITSDKIAHGQIETHHLTDQSVTAGKLARESVQSIHLSEGCVKNDHLADESVTGSKIREGEIGEHHLQNGAVTRDKIGPGTIHSLHIGDRVVLSPHIAPGQIGGVHLQDGVIREFHLTDECVTAEKLAPGAVRTEHIADGSIGPEKLSFDLHQLVGESPPAFGARFATCAGVCEFRLDEEHAETLLKIPLSEPVPFPYIVVAMTDQPFCHASLFHLEKEQFTLHIHRTDQTNVPLVGHVFWIASPLSPDFTLPWLFQPVQAAPENETKEALTATISSGTDGATEPFVAEDLAPETPAPLEDDPERSEVQDASSADPSDQAEAHSAPANHSEEGEV; encoded by the coding sequence ATGCGTAACAAAAAGCCTCAGCCTCCAAAAAGAAAGCCACGAAGCCGACCCTTCAACGACGAAGTCTATCTGAACGAACTGATCCGGCAGGATCTGGAGCAATCGGAACGAAGCAGGGACATTTCTCTCCATCCGCCTTCCCCTTTGACACCTGAGGTTCAGCCGTCTGAAGATCGGCCGGTTGAAAAGCCGGCGGAACCTCCGCGCAAAAAGGTCGAAGAAAGGAAGAAACGCATTTACACGGATGATCTGACCGATCTGTCGGTCACCACGGAAAAAATCGCGGATCAAGCCGTGGACGGAGCCAAAATCAAAACCGGAACGATCCGGACCCACCACATCGAACCCGCTTCCATCACCGAAATCCTTCTCGCCCCCGAATCCGTCACTCCGCCGAAAATCGCTCCCAAATCGATCAAGGAACACCATCTGGACGACGACGCGATCAGCGGCGAGAAAATCCGTCGCGAAACCATCGAAGGCCGGCATTTCCGCGACAACGGAATCCCGGGAAGCAAGCTGGTCGACCACAGCATCGAAGGCACCAAACTGAAAGAAAGGTCCATTCTGGGACACCACCTGGGTTTGGGACAAATCCAGGCCGAACATTTGGCAGACCAGGTGATCAGCGGACAAAAACTGAAAAGCGCCACCATTCAAACCCATCATTTGGTGAATGATGCCGTCAATACCTCCAAACTGGCCGATGATGCCGTATCGGAAACCAAAATCCAGCAGCATGCGGTCACCCATGACAAACTCGCCGACGAAGCGGTGACGGCCGACAAAATCGCCCCGGGCGCCATCAAAACCCATCACTTGGGAGAACTGTCCATTTCTTCCCAACACCTCGGAAAAGGTTCCATCACCCGCGACAATCTTGCGGAACGGTCGATCGGCCCGGAACACCTCGACCACGAGGCCGTCCATTCCCGACATCTCGCTCCCGGTGCCGTCAGGGAAGGGCATTTGGCAGACCAGTGCGTGTCCCACCGGCATCTCATGCCCGACAGCATCCGTCCGGACATGATCCAAGAACGGAGCATTCATTCCAAACATCTGACATCGCGCATCATCCTTGAAGAACACTTGACCGAAAATCTGGTGGGCGGCGAGCATATCCGCCCCGGAGCCATCTCGGAGCAACACATCGCCAACCACTCGATCACCGGTTCAAAACTGCTGGATCACTCCATCACCACGTCCAAAATTTCTCCGGAATCGATCTCGACCGACAAGATCATCGATTATGCCATCACTTCCGCGAAATTGGGCGAATGTTCCGTCACCTCTTCCAAAATTGAACCCGGAAGCATCCAAACCAATCACTTGGGCGACCGGATCATCGCGGGCAAACATATCGGTTATGAGCAAGTCGAAGCCCAACATCTCCGAAACGGGGCCGTCACCGGTGACAAACTCGCCTCGGAATCCGTCAGCGGCCGTCACATTCAACGCGAATGCATTGAAAAGCGTCATATCTCGGAACAAGCGATCAGCACCCATCATCTCGTCGATCAATCGGTCACCGCCGAAAAACTGGCCGCGGAATCCGTGCACGCCGAACATCTTTCGACCGGGAGCGTAAGATCCGTCCATCTGGCCGAAGGATCCGTGAAGGGAAGCCATATTCGCAGCGGCGAAATCGGAGAACATCATTTGCAAAACGGAGCGGTCACCCGCGACAAGATCGAACCGGACGCCATTGAATCCCGGCATATCGGAGAGCAGGCCGTACTTGCCACGCATATCGCTCCGGGACAAATCAGCGGCGTTCATCTGGAGGACGGGATCATCCGGGATTTTCATTTGACGGATGAATGCGTCACCACGGAAAAATTGGCTCCCGAATCCGTCCGATCGCTGCATCTTTCTGCCGATTGCATCCATACCGATCATCTCGCCGACGAAGCCGTGACGGGAAGCAAAATCCGTGAGAATGAAATCGCCGGGCACCATTTGCAAAACGGTGCCGTCACCGGTGACAAGATCGAACCGGGCACCATCGAATCCAGGCACATCGGGGACCGGGTCGTTCTGTCCCCCCACATCGCTCCGGGACAAATCGGCGGAGTCCATCTGCAAGACGGTGTCATTCGGGAGTTCCATTTGACGGACGGATGTGTCACTGCGGAAAAACTGGCTCCCGAGTCCGTCCGCACCGAACACCTGGCCGAAACGTCGATCACATCCGACAAGATCGCCCACGGACAGATTGAAACGCACCATCTCACCGACCAATCCGTCACCGCCGGAAAACTGGCCAGGGAATCCGTCCAATCGATTCATCTCTCCGAGGGATGTGTGAAAAACGACCATCTCGCCGATGAATCCGTGACGGGAAGCAAAATCCGCGAGGGAGAAATCGGGGAGCACCACTTGCAAAACGGAGCCGTCACCCGAGACAAAATCGGGCCGGGCACCATCCATTCCCTGCACATCGGGGACCGGGTCGTCTTGTCGCCTCACATCGCTCCGGGACAAATCGGCGGAGTCCATCTGCAAGACGGTGTCATCCGGGAGTTCCATTTGACGGATGAATGCGTCACTGCGGAAAAACTGGCCCCCGGCGCCGTCCGGACGGAACATATCGCCGACGGATCCATCGGTCCGGAAAAACTGAGCTTTGATCTGCACCAACTCGTCGGGGAGTCCCCTCCCGCATTCGGAGCACGCTTTGCCACCTGTGCCGGCGTCTGCGAATTCCGTCTGGACGAGGAACATGCCGAAACCCTGCTGAAAATCCCGCTCAGCGAACCCGTTCCGTTCCCCTACATCGTGGTGGCCATGACGGATCAGCCTTTCTGTCACGCCAGCCTGTTCCACCTGGAGAAAGAGCAGTTCACCCTGCACATTCATCGCACCGATCAAACCAACGTCCCCCTTGTCGGGCACGTGTTCTGGATCGCATCTCCGTTGTCTCCCGATTTCACTCTCCCCTGGCTCTTCCAACCGGTTCAGGCAGCCCCGGAGAACGAGACCAAAGAAGCCCTTACCGCCACCATTTCGTCGGGTACGGACGGGGCCACGGAGCCGTTCGTCGCTGAAGACCTTGCCCCCGAAACCCCGGCACCTTTGGAAGATGACCCGGAACGATCCGAAGTTCAGGACGCATCATCCGCGGATCCCTCCGATCAGGCGGAGGCTCACTCCGCACCGGCGAATCATTCCGAAGAAGGGGAAGTCTGA
- a CDS encoding GNAT family N-acetyltransferase, producing MITIRRISPGELPKVRHVIVRFMKLHGDGRITHRALRWLSRLTPENVPEGTWIAAALEKNRLVGVIAFGRFGIDESFIAVHPSKRNQGVGEALLREAMNHLDKIYTRVACDNIPSLKLCFSCGLKAFNLFKGPTGKPTLWLGWGNYHPDEIKR from the coding sequence ATGATCACCATCCGGCGGATCTCTCCCGGCGAGTTGCCGAAAGTGCGTCACGTCATCGTCCGGTTCATGAAGCTCCACGGAGACGGCCGGATCACCCATCGCGCTCTCCGATGGCTGAGCCGGCTCACGCCGGAGAATGTCCCGGAGGGAACCTGGATTGCGGCCGCTCTGGAAAAAAACCGGCTGGTCGGCGTGATCGCATTCGGTCGTTTCGGCATTGATGAATCATTCATCGCCGTACACCCCTCCAAACGAAACCAAGGAGTGGGAGAAGCCTTGCTCCGGGAAGCGATGAACCATCTGGACAAAATCTACACCCGTGTGGCCTGCGACAACATCCCCAGCCTGAAACTCTGCTTTTCCTGCGGGCTCAAAGCATTCAACCTGTTCAAGGGACCGACGGGCAAACCGACGTTGTGGCTCGGCTGGGGAAATTACCACCCGGATGAAATCAAGAGATGA
- a CDS encoding YheC/YheD family protein, producing the protein MNKPDEGMMIHEQNILLLSALHRHRRTFGFPGMFPVIPADRLKSATPAQPGMSKAERAGSRTTGSRPSGDTANRPVIAILAADGGAPFHGNHRNFVDIIRTGRKMGVTVFVLTPGGIRPDSDTVFGYQLDHRRRNPRWIPVKMPFPDVVYNRVPNRRSERSREVQEAFRIIREKPGVHLFNPGFFDKWTLYNQLRTSPRLSAHLPNTFRLDGFDTLKRMASSHRVIYLKPVEGKAGIGMMRITLGRDGVELIHQGAREKNRMIKPDLAGLWPQIRKLAQQRPYIVQQGIPLARFRNRPFDVRMLLQKDLNGEWGVTGVGIRVAGETSISTHVPMGGRIESTHVVFQEVFGDRADETLDSARNLGLSIARFIEEKQPSPLGEMSIDMGVENNGTLWFFEANAKPMKFDEPEIREKSLRRLIEYSMYLSKAERQREGSE; encoded by the coding sequence GTGAACAAACCCGATGAAGGCATGATGATCCATGAACAAAACATCCTGTTGTTGTCCGCCCTCCACCGTCACCGGCGAACCTTTGGATTCCCCGGAATGTTCCCGGTCATCCCCGCGGATCGTTTGAAATCCGCAACCCCGGCTCAACCCGGCATGTCAAAAGCCGAACGGGCCGGCAGCCGGACGACGGGGAGCAGACCATCCGGAGACACCGCAAACAGACCCGTGATCGCCATCCTCGCCGCGGACGGCGGCGCTCCCTTTCACGGAAATCACCGAAACTTCGTCGACATCATTCGCACGGGGAGAAAAATGGGAGTGACCGTGTTTGTTCTCACGCCGGGAGGGATCCGTCCGGATTCGGACACGGTCTTTGGCTATCAACTTGATCACCGGAGACGGAACCCCCGTTGGATCCCCGTCAAAATGCCGTTTCCCGACGTGGTTTACAACCGGGTTCCCAACCGCCGGTCCGAACGATCCCGGGAAGTGCAGGAAGCCTTCCGCATCATCCGTGAAAAACCGGGAGTCCATCTGTTCAATCCCGGCTTCTTCGACAAGTGGACCCTCTACAATCAGCTGCGAACCTCCCCCCGGCTCAGTGCTCATCTGCCGAACACTTTTCGATTGGACGGTTTCGATACCCTGAAACGGATGGCCTCCTCTCATCGGGTGATCTATCTCAAACCGGTCGAAGGCAAAGCGGGCATCGGGATGATGAGAATCACTCTCGGCAGAGACGGAGTGGAACTGATCCACCAAGGAGCCCGGGAAAAAAACCGGATGATCAAACCGGATCTGGCCGGCTTGTGGCCGCAAATCCGAAAACTTGCCCAACAACGCCCCTACATCGTCCAACAGGGCATTCCTCTCGCCCGATTCCGGAACCGTCCCTTCGACGTCCGGATGCTGTTGCAAAAAGACTTGAACGGCGAGTGGGGAGTCACCGGCGTCGGCATTCGGGTGGCGGGTGAAACCTCCATCTCCACGCACGTGCCGATGGGAGGACGGATCGAAAGCACGCACGTCGTGTTTCAAGAGGTATTCGGCGACCGGGCTGACGAGACCTTGGACTCCGCGCGGAATCTGGGACTTTCGATTGCCCGGTTCATCGAAGAAAAGCAACCGTCCCCTCTCGGAGAAATGTCCATTGACATGGGCGTGGAAAATAACGGAACCCTGTGGTTTTTCGAAGCAAACGCCAAACCGATGAAATTTGACGAGCCGGAGATCCGGGAAAAATCCCTCCGCCGTCTGATCGAGTACTCGATGTATCTGAGCAAAGCCGAACGACAACGGGAGGGATCAGAATGA
- a CDS encoding YheC/YheD family protein, with translation MNSIISHIQIHPQTPSTAIVISRSLADLWGCANGQSIRVELGNKSLITRVVRGKIKGYRIFFHPSMARQLLIPYTGQVRVAFRGKTLKLGPIIGILTTGFTGNPVTPFGVRTFLFKGFIQGGEEEKPITYVFTPDMVDWQNRTISGWYYLHHKNGWQPIVSPFPDVVYERVPNRKAESLSHVQSCLSRLRESYHCKIFNQGFFNKWSIHQLLSNHEITREFIPETVLSPSIGTLHKMLERHSMVYLKPNTGSLGMGIFRITHHPKEGYYCRFHQGTKNVLHRFRSLEKLISHYFGSPQSSRFKKYLVQQGIRLIRHENRPVDFRVHMHKDGSGEWKVVAIASKAAGSGCVTTHVRTGGSILPTDELLAKTFRENARSVEASIRNAAILIARALEEQVNGPLGELGMDMGVDHSGRVWLFEVNSKPGRHIFQHPSYKDAGRKSAKYITDYSLKLAEFI, from the coding sequence ATGAATTCGATCATCAGCCATATTCAGATTCATCCGCAAACACCGTCGACAGCCATCGTGATCAGCCGGTCCCTCGCGGATTTGTGGGGATGCGCCAACGGTCAGTCCATCCGGGTGGAATTGGGCAACAAATCCCTGATCACCCGCGTGGTCCGCGGGAAGATCAAAGGGTATCGCATCTTCTTCCACCCCTCCATGGCCCGGCAACTGCTCATTCCCTATACCGGTCAGGTCCGGGTCGCATTCCGCGGAAAAACCCTGAAACTCGGGCCGATCATCGGCATTTTGACCACGGGATTCACGGGAAACCCGGTGACCCCGTTCGGAGTCCGAACCTTCCTGTTCAAGGGATTCATCCAAGGCGGGGAAGAGGAAAAACCGATTACCTACGTGTTCACTCCGGACATGGTCGATTGGCAAAACCGGACGATTTCCGGTTGGTACTATCTACACCACAAAAACGGCTGGCAACCGATCGTCTCACCGTTTCCGGATGTGGTCTACGAACGCGTCCCCAACCGGAAGGCGGAGTCTCTCAGCCACGTCCAGTCATGCCTGAGCCGGCTGCGCGAGTCCTATCATTGCAAGATTTTCAACCAGGGATTTTTCAACAAGTGGTCGATTCACCAACTCCTCAGCAATCACGAAATCACCCGCGAGTTCATACCGGAAACGGTTCTTTCCCCGTCGATCGGCACCCTGCACAAGATGCTGGAGCGCCATTCGATGGTGTATCTGAAACCCAACACGGGAAGTCTGGGCATGGGCATTTTCAGGATCACGCACCATCCCAAGGAAGGATACTATTGCCGGTTCCACCAGGGAACCAAAAACGTGTTGCACCGCTTTCGTTCATTGGAAAAACTGATCAGTCATTATTTCGGAAGCCCCCAGTCGAGCCGCTTCAAAAAGTATCTCGTTCAACAGGGCATCCGGCTCATCCGGCATGAGAACCGACCGGTGGACTTTCGCGTGCACATGCACAAAGACGGATCGGGAGAATGGAAGGTGGTGGCGATCGCCTCAAAAGCCGCCGGATCCGGATGTGTCACCACGCATGTTCGCACCGGAGGATCCATCCTTCCCACCGATGAACTGCTCGCCAAAACATTCCGGGAAAACGCCCGCAGCGTGGAAGCCTCCATCAGAAACGCGGCCATCCTCATCGCCCGCGCGCTGGAAGAACAGGTCAACGGCCCGCTGGGAGAACTCGGAATGGACATGGGGGTCGACCACAGCGGAAGAGTCTGGCTGTTTGAAGTCAATTCAAAACCCGGACGCCATATCTTTCAGCACCCGAGTTACAAAGATGCGGGAAGAAAATCCGCAAAATACATCACCGATTACAGCCTGAAACTGGCGGAATTCATATGA